CAGTTCAGCGGGtttgcagaaaaaataaaattcagGATTTGTGTTATCCTCACAGAACCAGACGGGCTACATGTTAAGATTCATCTTTTTGCCGTGATTTTAAACAGTAATACAATAAGAAATCAATCATCAAAGGATATTTTTTGATAATGCAAACATGCAACTGATCCTCGTGAAACTCTGTGAAATAAACGCATGGCTGTCATTTTCTCTCAACTCACGTCCATTTTAGAGAAGAACTCAGCTGAAGGCTATACCTGTTCTCAAAAGATTGTCAAATGGCATTCTGGGAAATATAATGctaaattgaaataaaagagGCAGTTTGAGGGGAAGTGGGTTGgctgacaaaaaaataaaaataaattgcaacACTTCAGAAGTTCTAAGTTAAACTTCATAAACTAGTGATACAATACTGTTTGAGAGCATCAGAGGGAGGATTTTCTGGCACTCAGGGGCCGGACTGATGATCAGATTATGTAAATTGGCAATTCCTCCAAGAGTCCCAAAAGAGAGCCTGCCTCTTACTCTTGGACCCGCTCTTACCCCTGTCAAGTCATTAGTTTCAGTTAGACAAAGAGAGGAACGGATCAGATGGGGAGCTTTACAGTTAGATTGATGAAAGTGGCCTTTTGTCAGCCGTGTCGGATTGGatattaatttatataattaagtctgcatgaaaatgtgttatttattttccaataataataagatgTATAGCAGTACTGAAGATGCACTTGTGGATTTCAATATGTTCTATCATTATTAGAAATCAATATGACACACTGACACCTTGTGAATATTGTTAGTTTAAAGATACAACATTGGCAACGTTTTTTATCCAAACAAATTGATCTTGATACCATCCTTGGTGCTTACATCAATCTTAATAGATAACTGCATCAACAACTTAAGATCTTAAATGAGAttttaattgtaaaatgttGATTCTGCACTCTTGATGTGGTCTAAACAACAACCCCCAAGATGATGTCAAGGCAGAGAGaatattgattttctttcatttgatcTGCAATAACAAAATACTGCAGCATTGACTCACTGGGCCAAAGCCAATTTATGTCCAGCATGACATATCATGCAGGGAATATAATCAGCAAGGCCAAAACTTTAACAAAAGTTAAGGGAACTCGGAAGTGAAACTTGGCAGGGTGGCTGTTAGATTGGGAGAGCCAAGGCCATGCCACTGTTTTTAATATGAGACTTATTTTAGAAGCTTCTAAATCTGTTTTGACATGTAGAGCACTCGTGGGTTGACTTGTGCTGTCCCTGATGCCAGCCACAGGCTGATGAGAAAAAGAATGTCATAACTCCACAACACAGTCCGTCATAAGGCATCAATCTTGGATCAGGGCTTGCATTTCTGGATCAAAGCtttaaacaaaatgacacaTATATTGGTTCATGTATTCATTTGGTGAAAATATAAATTGTCTCCCATATTGAATCTAGTCAGCACTGATTGCGCATTTtcaataaagttttttttaacctaattTCTGTTTCAGTTTACAAAAGAGGCATGTCTCGTTAATAGTTTACGCTTGGACGCTTTGGTATTATAAGTATCACTTCAAGAATGACATGTATTTTCATATTGAGTTTTGTTATGTCAGTAACGCAAGTGGGTGGAAATTTCGTGTTGGAACAAACATACTTCATAAAGTCTTCAGCTGCTTATTAATATTTTAGTTCTCTTGTAGCTCTCTGAGAGAGTGAAAAGCTGCTTCAGAGATACTCTGCAAGTGTCAGATGCCTACTGATTCATGTGCTGCAGTCATATCGATAAAGGGGCAGGAAATTCAATTTGATGAAGTAATGTTCTGAGGAAATGTTTGCAATTATCTTTCTTACAAATAGAGATTTGTGGGTGTTCTGTATTGAATCACATGTTCAATATGTTGTGTccagaaggggaaaaaaaaaacattggcaGTTTTTCTTCAGAAGAACATAAAATAAGATAGTTTCCTTTTTCCTGAGAGGTTGAGAGAGAAATCTTAATTGAGGGTACAGTAGGTGGTTCGAGATGAGAGCTTGCTGCAGTAGAGGTAATTCAGTAGTTTTAATCCACTCATCCAGCCTGCCAGTGACACTAGGATTACAGCATGAGCCccttaaaaaagaaaccaaTTATGACAGCATATGGTAATACACTGCCCTTAATTCCATTACCCTCTCAGCActtttcaattttcttttattaactgGATTAATAAGAAAGACTTGTTCTTCAgtcagtgtgggggggggggggggagacaccTTTCTGCTTCAAAAGTCATGGCTGTTTTCTTGTAGGAATTCCTGTTTTGTGCATTAAATTTATTTTGTTCATCATGTGGCAGAGAAATGATCCATGTCGGGCCTGTACAGCTTAAAGGCTTGTtaataacatttctttcttcattAGGTTGGttggttttgttgttatttttcaccATTCCCCACTTTTCTTGTGTCACAAGTTGCATTTGTCTGTCTTTCAGCATAATAAACCGTCTTAGAGCTATTTCAGAGCAAGTCATTTAACATAGAGAGTGGAATCTAGTTGCCAGCATTGCATTCCTCAGGAATCAACATTTGACAGATGCTCACAAAGTTTTTTGGCAAGAAAATGTCCATGACAACTGCTTTGTGTAGCACTGtcacaaaatacttttttttaaatattgttgccCTGAGACCCATACTCAATCAAAATTTCTCTCAAATACGGAGGGGGCACACTATGTCTCTGTTGAATAATGACAAAATTTCCCTCCATGCGTTTACCTCTGCATTATTTTTCCCATTTCTCattctgtaaaacattttgtaactCCAGGCTAGGAGCAGAGCCAAGTCTGTATAATTGTGTTCCTTTTCACACTGCACCAGTTAATCTATAGCTAAAAGTCAAACCTTTTATTGTTATGGATGCCAGAGGTGTTTTGGTTTCAATACTGAGGCAGAAACAATCTAGTTTTAATAAGCCATGGGTAAAGGACCCCAGGATTGTAGTATTCACAGAATTGACAGAAGGACATTGATATGAATTTCCTTTTACCGTATTACAAAAAATGAGTTTGGTCATTTTAAATTTACCATTTGTGTTTTCCATACgtaatcaaatgtatttctcttttaaaatattaGGTTGATTACTTTTCCGTGGATCTAAGGACAAACCCACATCTGTGACTACTTGCATCTCATTCCCTCCTTTCCTTATTTCCCCTTAGCAGAGGTCATTAGCCTATTATTCAGCCTATTATTTCACATTATCTTTCATCATCGGAGGATTGAACCACCTCTGCAGCATGAGTGATTGTTCTGCTCCTCTGCATCCTGATGAAAGGGACTACCTTTGTTTTTGCCGGGAGCCCACAGCTTGTCCTGTTAAATCATCTCCTACTCGCTGTCTCTTTTTCTTACCATTATACTCTGGTTTTCTCGAACTATGGATCTGAACTCAATAGGGTATAATGTCTACCTATGCTTTGCAAAACAGGCAGTAATTAAACCAGATATCTTTGGGAATctaacttgtttttcttctcctaaATTTGGATGTGCTTTGCATTCATTCTCTGCTTCAATTTTTCTAattgtatgtattgttttttatagaTGCATAGCACAGCTAAACGTATACCACTGGTGCCGACTGAGAAGTACTCACCATTTAGTCCAGAATAAGGCAGCAATGTACTCACCACGTGTAAGGCCATAACattcaaaaagaagaagcatctttaatgaaacaacaaaatttaacaaaatgaatgaaaccctaaagacagttgggatgtaggctgttttatttcttaaagcattttcaagtatctCGCACTATTGaccttttgatttgttttgctaacttctAACTTAACgtttgaggcaatattcacctctataagtgacccagctctccgtatatttgtctgtatgtggcccttggTGAAAAAAATTTGGAAATCCCTGATCTAGAATATAGCATTTcgttttattttccttcatttcatAATTGAAAGAATTTCAGTCATGACGTTACACGCCCCGGTACAGTAGGTGGCGGCATGCATCTTTAAACATTAGTGTGCAGTCCGCCTTACaaccaaaagaagaagaaccGTCTTCCTGTTGACGCTTGTCTTCCCGGAAGATTTACCTTTCTCCTGACACGTAGCAGCCTCAACCAAGTTGGCAGGGCTCTGTGTAGATTGGTCAAACAACAGAGGTACGTGTAATTGCATTGCTTTATAGCTTAAGAATGATGGATATGAACAAATAGTTGAACTGATTGTTTAAGGCTCCGCTTGACATTATGCACCAGATCTGCATACTTGGTCTCCGAAACTGTTGTGGCTAACACTAGCTTACCAACTAGCAGCAGAGTTAACGGTACGTTAGCCACCCAGAGTTATTGTTTATTTGGACATGGTTGTTGTAGTGGTTGTGATTGTTAAACCATGTGATAATGTAAACAGtcaatagtaaaaaaaaaaaatggtttcatCATAGACtaaaacatacattacatacatttttatattggGTTTGAGCGTGAAGTTGACTACGTAAGCTATTTACTCACAGTGGTATTTAATTAATACGGATATTACGTTACCGTTAACGCTATTCTAACTAACTGTCCTTTAGTAGTTAGCttaatatgtgtatgtataaataGTGTTTGAAACTTTGTAAGAATCAACATCTTGTGTCACCTAAGTTAACCTAACATTTGTAAACGAAAGTTAAGCTAATAATTCTGGGAAGCATACGTTAAGCCAGgttacattttcctttcttaCTGCTGTGTTGTCTTAGGTCATTTAACTCTTATATCGACACCATCGGTTTTTAGCATCTCACTGTAGAACAGCATACGTGACCTAGTTGATAATCTGTGTTCCTGTTTCTTCCCTTGTGTTTGCAACAAGGTGAGAGATGTCGGGGTTTGACAATTTCAACACAGACTTTTATCAGTccagctacagtgtagatgaCCAAAACCAGGCAGCCCATGGCTATAACAATGCTGAAGACCCATACAAGTAAGTGAAGAAAACCGCCATTACCTGATACTCCCTCAGCTGTTCACATCACATCCACAAGGGCAACGCAGTCTAATAGTTGATGTTccatttaacatgtttttgtgtggcTGAATACCTCTCTGACAtcttttgaatgtatttgtgaATTGGATTTAAGATAAGTGcacattttcagtgtttgctgggataaaatgtgtttatactgcCTTAGTAAAACCACATGTGTAAATAAGTTGCAAGgcatttaatgttatttatgtcaAAGAGTACTGTTGATCATAATCATTCTGTTTTTCCCCAGGCCATACGCTGGTCAGTACGACTACTCCCAGCCCATGGGCTACGCTCCCCCAGGGGTGATGCAACCCCAGCAGCCTTATACAGGACAAATCTTCCAGCCCACACAGACCTACACTCCATCCCCGTCACAATCCATGTATAGTAGCAGCTTCGATGATGAGCCGCCACTGCTAGAAGGTTGGAAAACCATAATGTGTAGTGTCAATGACAGCAACCTGCCTTGGCTCTTTTATCTTGGATTTAGATAAGCAAAGTTTAGACCAGTGAACACTACACATATTACACtgtatgttttgttaaatgttcttaaatgatgtgtttgttattctCACAGTTGATtgctaggttttttttttgtgtttatatttaagtGTCATTCAACAGTTGCAGAGTGATAATCTAGTAGCTGCAAGGGAGCTTTGATTGGAAGGAAGTGCTGACAAATCCAAGGCTGGCTATCTGACAAAGTGACTGCAAATTAGCAGAACTGACTTTTCCCAAATGTTGCATCATTATCCcttgagtaaaaacaaaagtaaatactttttataGGCAGACATGTTGGTACTGAGTAACACTGACCTAgtggcacctctccagctggCATCTCACTCCATTTGTTTTTTGGTCCAGTCGCAACTTTGGgccccagtccaagcccttacagactaagcaAATGCCACCCACAAGAGCTAAGATTGAAAAGGTTTTATTGTGCTTTGTGcaatagctacagtgtagttgtTTTGCACTGAATATCTTAGGTCCCAGGCCCCCGCTAACAGTGCAGCTCACCATACAacaagacataaaataaataagggaGTAAAATAGTACAAGTGAAACAATGGTGCAATGAAAAATGCAGAAATAGTTCAACTACCTACATAACTCTTGTAAACTTATGTGGTTCCTACCTCCTATGTGTGATCATAGGTCCAGTCTCCAAAATGCCTGATGTGTGTTTCCTCCATCTTAGAATTAGGGATCAACTTTGACCATATCTGGCAGAAGACTCTGACGGTCCTCCATCCAATGAAGGTAGCAGATGGCAGCATCATGAACGAGACAGACCTGGCTGGCCCGATGGTCTTCTGTTTGGCTTTCGGAGCTACTCTTCTTCTGGTAAATAATTTGGTT
This Eleginops maclovinus isolate JMC-PN-2008 ecotype Puerto Natales chromosome 11, JC_Emac_rtc_rv5, whole genome shotgun sequence DNA region includes the following protein-coding sequences:
- the yipf5 gene encoding protein YIPF5, which codes for MSGFDNFNTDFYQSSYSVDDQNQAAHGYNNAEDPYKPYAGQYDYSQPMGYAPPGVMQPQQPYTGQIFQPTQTYTPSPSQSMYSSSFDDEPPLLEELGINFDHIWQKTLTVLHPMKVADGSIMNETDLAGPMVFCLAFGATLLLTGKIQFGYVYGISAIGCLAMYCLLNLMSMTGVSFGCVASVLGYCLLPMILLSTFGVLLSLQGMLGIILTAAIIGWCSLSASKIFISALAMDGQQLLVAYPCALLYGVFALISVF